From Rhodococcus antarcticus, the proteins below share one genomic window:
- a CDS encoding heparin-binding hemagglutinin encodes MATTKRKTRSTTKSKPTAIDQAKTPLLAAIGAGDFALNTVLGAVSDARTRAEERAENTRERFSSIPEEIDELRGKLAPEELRKLAEAYVQAAAQIYVSLAERGEEALDRVRKTPQVDDLVSRAEDARDDAKDLSDEVLGTVARQTRSIGERAARATERVTTRATSVAGKAGAAAAEVGDELAHDLRSTSRRAANTASKQGSSTNARTTAAKKATAAKKTAAAKATTARKTTARKATAAKTTVAKTADTASATATDVKDTAVAAQNEATEKTTATS; translated from the coding sequence ATGGCCACCACCAAGCGCAAGACCCGCTCCACCACGAAGAGCAAGCCCACCGCCATCGACCAGGCCAAGACCCCGCTGCTGGCCGCCATCGGCGCCGGCGACTTCGCCCTCAACACCGTCCTCGGTGCCGTCTCCGACGCCCGCACCCGGGCCGAGGAGCGCGCCGAGAACACCCGTGAGCGCTTCAGCTCCATCCCCGAGGAGATCGACGAGCTGCGCGGCAAGCTCGCCCCCGAGGAGCTCCGCAAGCTCGCCGAGGCCTACGTCCAGGCCGCCGCCCAGATCTACGTGAGCCTGGCCGAGCGCGGCGAGGAGGCCCTCGACCGCGTTCGCAAGACCCCCCAGGTCGACGACCTCGTCAGCCGCGCGGAGGACGCCAGGGACGACGCGAAGGACCTGAGCGACGAGGTGCTCGGCACCGTCGCCCGCCAGACCCGCTCCATCGGCGAGCGTGCGGCCCGGGCCACCGAGCGCGTGACCACCCGGGCCACCTCGGTCGCCGGCAAGGCCGGTGCCGCCGCGGCCGAGGTCGGCGACGAGCTCGCCCACGACCTGCGCTCCACCAGCCGCCGGGCGGCCAACACCGCCTCCAAGCAGGGTTCGTCCACCAACGCCCGCACGACGGCCGCCAAGAAGGCCACCGCGGCCAAGAAGACCGCGGCGGCCAAGGCCACCACGGCGCGCAAGACCACCGCCCGCAAGGCGACCGCCGCGAAGACCACGGTCGCGAAGACGGCGGACACGGCCTCGGCCACCGCCACGGACGTCAAGGACACCGCTGTCGCCGCGCAGAACGAGGCCACCGAGAAGACCACGGCCACGAGCTGA
- the purU gene encoding formyltetrahydrofolate deformylase, which translates to MVESVTTTAAGRRPARCDDGAVERRYVLTLGCPDRTGIVARLSTVLAEAGATIVEASYHADESSGWFFTRQVVLAASVAASAEQLRTRFAAVAAELGPETEWTLHDTDERKRVVLLVSREPHCLRDLLGRAADGELPAEVVAVVGNHQDLEPLTAAHGVPFHHVPFPADPAERGPAFARVRELVDAHDPHAVVLARFMQVLPAELCEHWAGRALNIHHSFLPSFVGARPYHQAFARGVKLVGATCHYVTAELDAGPIVEQDVIRVDHGDSPADMVRQGRDIERLVLSRGLRWHLEDRVLVHGGTTVVFT; encoded by the coding sequence ATGGTTGAAAGCGTAACGACTACGGCGGCGGGGCGCAGGCCCGCCCGATGCGATGATGGGGCCGTGGAACGCCGCTACGTGCTCACCCTCGGCTGCCCGGACCGGACCGGGATCGTGGCGCGGCTGTCCACCGTCCTGGCCGAGGCCGGTGCCACGATCGTCGAGGCCAGCTACCACGCGGACGAGAGCTCGGGCTGGTTCTTCACCCGCCAGGTGGTGCTGGCCGCCTCCGTCGCGGCGTCCGCCGAGCAGCTGCGCACCCGCTTCGCCGCCGTGGCCGCCGAGCTCGGCCCGGAGACGGAGTGGACCCTGCACGACACCGACGAGCGCAAGCGCGTGGTGCTGCTGGTGAGCCGGGAGCCGCACTGCCTGCGCGACCTGCTCGGCCGGGCCGCCGACGGCGAGCTGCCCGCCGAGGTGGTCGCCGTGGTGGGCAACCACCAGGACCTGGAGCCGCTGACCGCCGCCCACGGTGTGCCCTTCCACCACGTGCCCTTCCCGGCGGACCCGGCCGAGCGCGGCCCGGCCTTCGCGCGGGTGCGCGAGCTCGTCGACGCGCACGACCCGCACGCCGTGGTGCTGGCCCGCTTCATGCAGGTGCTGCCGGCCGAGCTGTGCGAGCACTGGGCCGGACGCGCGCTGAACATCCACCACAGCTTCCTGCCCAGCTTCGTCGGCGCCCGGCCGTACCACCAGGCCTTCGCCCGCGGCGTCAAGCTCGTCGGCGCCACCTGCCACTACGTCACCGCCGAGCTGGACGCCGGGCCCATCGTGGAGCAGGACGTCATCCGGGTGGACCACGGCGACTCCCCCGCCGACATGGTCCGCCAGGGCCGCGACATCGAGCGGCTCGTGCTCTCCCGCGGGCTGCGCTGGCACCTGGAGGACCGGGTGCTCGTGCACGGCGGCACGACGGTCGTGTTCACCTAG
- a CDS encoding glutathione S-transferase family protein, which translates to MSDDATFVKPGEDFVRDSSYITDRITVDGRDGWPVEAGRYRLVVSRACPWANRALITRRLLGLEDAISMGVCGPTHDARSWTFDLDPDGKDPVLGYERLQQAFLARFPDYPKGITVPALVDVPSGQVVTNDYPQMTIDMSLEWTAHHRDGAPELYPLALRAEIDDVAEKVFHDVNNGVYKCGFAGSQGSYEEAYDALFARLDWLEQRLTDRRYLVGDTLTEADVRLWTTLVRFDAVYHGHFKANRNKLTEMPALWAYARDLFQTPGFGDTQDFAQIKEHYYLVHNEINPSGIVPKGPDLRGWLTPHGRESLGGKPFGEGTPPGPVSAAETVDPAHTPLG; encoded by the coding sequence ATGAGCGATGACGCGACGTTCGTGAAGCCCGGCGAGGACTTCGTCCGGGACTCGAGCTACATCACCGACCGGATCACCGTCGACGGACGGGACGGGTGGCCGGTGGAGGCCGGGCGCTACCGGCTGGTCGTCTCCCGGGCGTGCCCGTGGGCCAACCGGGCCCTGATCACCCGCCGCCTGCTGGGCCTGGAGGACGCGATCTCGATGGGTGTCTGCGGGCCCACCCACGACGCGCGGAGCTGGACCTTCGACCTCGACCCCGACGGCAAGGACCCGGTGCTGGGCTACGAGCGGCTGCAGCAGGCGTTCCTGGCGCGGTTCCCCGACTACCCCAAGGGCATCACGGTCCCCGCGCTCGTCGACGTGCCCAGCGGCCAGGTGGTCACCAACGACTACCCGCAGATGACGATCGACATGAGCCTGGAGTGGACCGCGCACCACCGCGACGGTGCACCCGAGCTGTACCCGCTGGCGCTGCGCGCCGAGATCGACGACGTGGCCGAGAAGGTCTTCCACGACGTCAACAACGGCGTCTACAAGTGTGGCTTCGCCGGCTCCCAGGGCTCCTACGAGGAGGCCTACGACGCGCTGTTCGCCCGGCTGGACTGGCTGGAGCAGCGACTGACCGACCGGCGCTACCTGGTGGGCGACACCCTGACCGAGGCCGACGTGCGGCTGTGGACCACGCTGGTCCGCTTCGACGCCGTCTACCACGGGCACTTCAAGGCCAACCGGAACAAGCTCACCGAGATGCCGGCTCTGTGGGCCTACGCCCGGGACCTGTTCCAGACCCCCGGGTTCGGCGACACCCAGGACTTCGCGCAGATCAAGGAGCACTACTACCTGGTGCACAACGAGATCAACCCCTCCGGCATCGTTCCCAAGGGTCCGGACCTGCGCGGCTGGCTGACCCCGCACGGACGAGAGTCGTTGGGTGGCAAGCCATTCGGTGAGGGAACCCCGCCCGGGCCCGTGTCGGCGGCGGAGACCGTGGACCCCGCGCACACCCCGCTGGGGTAG
- a CDS encoding class I SAM-dependent methyltransferase: protein MGTRPVGEITRGTTGINRLRRSDRWLLHHPDVQAALADGGLVVDLGYGASPGTTLELAARLRTRNVVGLEIDPARVVPTVDGVRFRVGGFELAGLRPSLVRAFNVLRQYPEDAVGPAWARLQAGLAPGGLVLEGTCDELGRRCAWVLLDAGGPRTLTLAWDPFTVGRPSDVAERLPKALIHRNVPGERVHALLASADRAWDVAAPHAVFGPRVRWRVARALLAEGGVPVLDHRRRVRDNVLTVPWSTVAPR from the coding sequence GTGGGGACGCGCCCCGTCGGGGAGATCACCAGGGGCACCACCGGGATCAACCGGTTGCGTCGCAGCGACCGCTGGCTGCTGCACCACCCCGACGTGCAGGCAGCGCTGGCCGACGGCGGCCTCGTGGTGGACCTCGGGTACGGCGCGAGCCCCGGGACCACCCTCGAGCTCGCGGCCCGGCTGCGCACCCGGAACGTGGTCGGCCTGGAGATCGACCCGGCGCGGGTGGTGCCCACGGTGGACGGGGTGCGGTTCCGGGTGGGCGGGTTCGAGCTCGCGGGGCTGCGCCCGTCGCTGGTGCGGGCGTTCAACGTGCTGCGCCAGTACCCGGAGGACGCGGTGGGGCCGGCCTGGGCGCGGCTGCAGGCGGGCCTGGCGCCGGGCGGTCTCGTCCTGGAGGGCACGTGCGACGAGCTCGGGCGGCGGTGCGCGTGGGTGCTGCTGGACGCCGGGGGGCCGCGCACCCTGACCCTGGCGTGGGACCCGTTCACGGTCGGGCGGCCCTCCGACGTCGCCGAGCGGCTGCCCAAGGCGCTGATCCACCGCAACGTGCCCGGGGAGAGGGTGCACGCGCTGCTGGCGTCTGCCGACCGGGCGTGGGACGTGGCCGCTCCGCACGCGGTGTTCGGGCCCCGCGTGCGGTGGCGGGTGGCGCGCGCGCTGCTGGCCGAGGGTGGGGTGCCCGTGCTGGACCACCGGCGCCGGGTCCGCGACAACGTCCTCACCGTGCCGTGGTCGACGGTGGCCCCGCGCTGA
- a CDS encoding DUF2505 domain-containing protein encodes MPRRIEHSATYACSPAALHAALTDRAYWEARLEAVGGTGATLDSFEAAGGGAEVALTQVIAADKLPSIVSRIKSGDLSITRTETWGPLAADAATAEVTALVSGTPATVTGTTSLTGDDTATTVRTDGQAKVPVPLVGGKIEQAVADNVVRLLVAEARFTEQWLAGR; translated from the coding sequence ATGCCCCGTCGCATCGAGCACTCGGCCACCTACGCCTGCTCCCCCGCCGCACTGCACGCCGCGCTCACCGACCGCGCCTACTGGGAGGCCCGGCTCGAGGCCGTGGGCGGCACGGGCGCCACCCTGGACTCGTTCGAGGCGGCCGGTGGCGGCGCGGAGGTCGCGCTGACCCAGGTGATCGCCGCAGACAAGCTGCCCAGCATCGTCTCGCGCATCAAGTCCGGCGACCTCTCCATCACCCGCACCGAGACGTGGGGACCGCTCGCCGCCGACGCGGCCACCGCCGAGGTGACCGCACTGGTCAGCGGCACGCCGGCCACCGTCACCGGCACCACCTCCCTGACCGGGGACGACACGGCGACCACGGTGCGCACCGACGGCCAGGCCAAGGTCCCGGTGCCGCTGGTCGGCGGCAAGATCGAGCAGGCCGTCGCCGACAACGTGGTCCGGCTCCTGGTGGCGGAGGCGCGCTTCACCGAGCAGTGGCTGGCCGGGAGGTAG
- a CDS encoding oxygenase MpaB family protein — MTAEPRTELTGAPLGPGSLTWRLFGDRRQLLLLGRSGTLQNMHPAVGAALQQHSDFFADPWDRLFRSIPPILGVVFDAEDTGTAGTVRDFHARIKGLDTQGQRYHALNPEVFWWTHVTFVESMICTQEYFGTPLTPAEQDQLVAEGLTWWRRYGLSERPGFADAASFQAYWDGVLEDVLEANDTTRWVTSPDVSHDDMPPPPHVPRALWTLVRRPVLVANLWLLTGLLPPRARQTLGLQWSARDERRLRRFGALVRRLWPLVPHRIAVEPRARAAWSRTGARPRR; from the coding sequence GTGACCGCCGAACCCCGCACCGAGCTCACCGGTGCCCCGCTGGGCCCGGGCTCGCTGACGTGGCGGCTGTTCGGCGACCGGCGACAGCTGCTGCTGCTGGGCCGCTCCGGCACCCTGCAGAACATGCACCCGGCCGTCGGCGCGGCGCTGCAGCAGCACTCGGACTTCTTCGCCGACCCCTGGGACCGGCTGTTCCGCTCCATCCCCCCGATCCTGGGGGTGGTCTTCGACGCCGAGGACACCGGCACCGCCGGCACGGTGCGGGACTTCCACGCCCGGATCAAGGGCCTCGACACCCAGGGCCAGCGCTACCACGCGCTGAACCCCGAGGTCTTCTGGTGGACGCACGTCACGTTCGTCGAGTCGATGATCTGCACCCAGGAGTACTTCGGCACCCCGCTCACCCCGGCCGAGCAGGACCAGCTCGTGGCCGAGGGCCTCACCTGGTGGCGCCGGTACGGGCTCTCCGAGCGACCCGGGTTCGCCGACGCTGCCAGCTTCCAGGCCTACTGGGACGGCGTGCTCGAGGACGTGCTGGAGGCCAACGACACCACCCGCTGGGTGACCTCGCCCGACGTCAGCCACGACGACATGCCACCGCCCCCGCACGTGCCGCGCGCCCTCTGGACCCTGGTGCGCCGACCCGTTCTCGTCGCCAACCTGTGGCTGCTCACCGGTCTGCTGCCACCCCGCGCCCGGCAGACCCTGGGCCTGCAGTGGAGCGCCCGCGACGAGCGGCGGCTGCGGCGGTTCGGGGCGCTGGTGCGCCGGCTGTGGCCGCTGGTGCCGCACCGGATCGCGGTCGAGCCCCGGGCGCGGGCGGCGTGGAGCCGCACGGGTGCGCGACCCCGCCGCTAG
- a CDS encoding type 1 glutamine amidotransferase domain-containing protein: MTTKTIAFLVASEGIEQVELTEPWQAVIDAGGTPKLLSPVAAGETVQAFHHLTAADTFTVDTTVAEANVADYDGLVLPGGVANPDALRLDGAAVELVKEFTEAGKPIAAVCHASWTLIEAGVVRGKTLTSWPSLATDLKNAGAADWVDQEVFVCPANGWTLVSSRNPGDLPAFGRALVTEFGLA, from the coding sequence ATGACGACGAAGACGATCGCGTTCCTGGTGGCGTCCGAGGGCATCGAGCAGGTCGAGCTGACCGAGCCGTGGCAGGCCGTGATCGACGCGGGTGGCACGCCGAAGCTGCTGTCCCCCGTTGCGGCGGGCGAGACCGTGCAGGCCTTCCACCACCTGACCGCCGCCGACACGTTCACCGTCGACACCACCGTCGCCGAGGCGAACGTCGCCGACTACGACGGGCTCGTGCTGCCCGGCGGGGTCGCGAACCCGGACGCGCTGCGCCTGGACGGTGCCGCCGTGGAGCTCGTCAAGGAGTTCACCGAGGCGGGCAAGCCGATCGCCGCGGTGTGCCACGCCTCCTGGACGCTCATCGAGGCCGGCGTCGTGCGCGGCAAGACGCTCACGTCCTGGCCGAGCCTGGCCACCGACCTGAAGAACGCCGGTGCGGCCGACTGGGTCGACCAGGAGGTGTTCGTGTGCCCGGCCAACGGCTGGACCCTGGTCAGCAGCCGCAACCCCGGCGACCTCCCCGCGTTCGGTCGCGCCCTGGTCACGGAGTTCGGCTTGGCATGA
- a CDS encoding DUF2516 family protein, with protein sequence MFVLDLRYYVLLVIQLLVFAVGVWAVVHAVRQRPDAFTAVDKLTKAKWLAILAVSALVILFLGFNGSGFLLSLIASVAVFVYQADVRPKIDEVQRGSRW encoded by the coding sequence GTGTTCGTCCTCGATCTCCGCTACTACGTGCTGCTCGTCATCCAGCTCCTCGTCTTCGCGGTGGGCGTGTGGGCCGTGGTGCACGCGGTGCGCCAGCGCCCGGACGCCTTCACCGCGGTGGACAAGCTGACCAAGGCCAAGTGGCTCGCGATCCTGGCCGTCAGCGCCCTGGTCATCCTCTTCCTGGGCTTCAACGGCTCCGGCTTCCTGCTGAGCCTCATCGCCTCCGTCGCCGTCTTCGTCTACCAGGCCGACGTGCGCCCCAAGATCGACGAGGTGCAGCGCGGCTCACGCTGGTGA
- a CDS encoding YbaK/EbsC family protein: protein MTQPSWSDVAGTLDVVPAASRPDLLAGAVCTSGVDLSSFGVAEIDPDQADTAAFCATYGVDLAASANCVVVGGKRAGEQRVAACVVLATTRADVNGLVKRTLDVRSASFLAMDEAVERTGMEHGGITPIGLPAGWRLLLDPAVAEAPAVVVGSGLRRSKILVAGAVLAALPGAEVVPGLGR, encoded by the coding sequence ATGACTCAGCCGAGCTGGTCGGACGTGGCGGGCACCCTGGACGTGGTGCCCGCCGCGTCGCGCCCGGACCTGCTGGCCGGGGCGGTGTGCACCTCGGGGGTGGACCTCTCCTCGTTCGGGGTGGCCGAGATCGACCCGGACCAGGCCGACACGGCTGCGTTCTGCGCGACCTACGGGGTGGACCTCGCCGCGAGCGCGAACTGCGTGGTGGTGGGCGGGAAGCGGGCCGGCGAGCAGCGCGTGGCTGCCTGCGTGGTGCTGGCCACCACCCGGGCCGACGTGAACGGGCTGGTCAAGCGCACCCTCGACGTCCGCTCCGCATCGTTCCTGGCCATGGACGAGGCCGTCGAGCGCACCGGCATGGAGCACGGTGGCATCACGCCGATCGGACTGCCCGCCGGGTGGCGGCTGCTGCTGGACCCCGCCGTGGCCGAGGCGCCGGCCGTGGTGGTCGGCTCGGGGCTGCGGCGCAGCAAGATCCTGGTCGCCGGCGCAGTGCTCGCGGCGCTGCCGGGGGCCGAGGTCGTGCCGGGGCTGGGGCGGTAG
- a CDS encoding FUSC family protein, whose protein sequence is MRTRPSLLRRAVRSLAAEDPGQVRLTSAATTTLTLVLALAVLILLTRTLGQPITVALLGTVVAMFSAVAVQDRTHRARVVSTALTPLPAIASAGLAAVLHPYGVVADLGFVAVLFTATWVRRYGPRGNALGQVAFTAYFFVLFLRASTSQLPALAASVLVGVAVALVVRVVLLPERPRTELRRLTRALRAVCASAVGVAVAGSRSASAAGTVLDDAPLRRQLTRLGDTALMIEDWLDRHDAARHLSVDGRELSLRVLDGQLATEQLVATLAALPPGTTWPPELDTVLAALDTVLRDEPGEEQLRGLLVTVGAAAHDVDVTTPTGRAVFTAARAVRAHASIHRVSEQVVAAAEREDPAPVEGTDTVDAPPGLHPATRAAVQVAVATALATGLGELISPNRWYWAVLAAFVVFNGTTSRGQILSRASQRVLGTLGGVVAGVLLAAVVGRNAPLQLGLIVVCVFAAFYLVRVSSALMVFFITVLLAMLYGLLGTFSVQVLELRIYETAAGAAVGIAAAFLVLPTGTRSTVDGKLRACLDSLDDLVRDSVAAVGSGGGEVDLVTASRDLDDTLVALDLAAEPLAHGVLQRVRTSTRLWLRVVRAADGYARSLARAGHAAAAVPAPTVEVAEALAAAATRVHEHVGALRARLDSDHPAPVHPAEPALVAVLELDGRGVHDPEVRPLRAAVYALARIDRALLDLLEVAEEPVGAARLTG, encoded by the coding sequence GTGCGCACCCGTCCGAGCCTGCTGCGCCGCGCGGTGCGCTCGCTCGCCGCGGAGGACCCCGGCCAGGTCCGCCTGACCAGCGCCGCCACCACCACGCTGACGCTGGTCCTGGCGCTGGCCGTGCTGATCCTGCTCACCCGCACCCTGGGCCAGCCCATCACCGTCGCCCTGCTCGGCACGGTGGTCGCGATGTTCAGCGCCGTGGCCGTGCAGGACCGCACGCACCGCGCCCGCGTGGTCAGCACCGCGCTCACCCCGCTGCCGGCCATCGCCTCGGCCGGGCTCGCCGCCGTGCTGCACCCCTACGGCGTCGTGGCCGACCTCGGGTTCGTGGCGGTGCTGTTCACCGCGACGTGGGTGCGGCGCTACGGCCCGCGGGGCAACGCGCTGGGCCAGGTCGCGTTCACCGCCTACTTCTTCGTCCTGTTCCTGCGGGCGTCGACCTCGCAGCTGCCCGCGCTGGCCGCGAGCGTGCTCGTGGGGGTCGCGGTGGCCCTGGTGGTGCGCGTGGTCCTGCTGCCCGAGCGTCCGCGCACCGAGCTGCGCAGGCTGACCCGGGCGCTGCGCGCGGTGTGCGCCAGCGCGGTGGGGGTGGCCGTGGCGGGGAGCCGGAGCGCGAGCGCCGCGGGCACGGTGCTCGACGACGCCCCGCTGCGGCGCCAGCTCACCCGCCTCGGCGACACCGCCCTCATGATCGAGGACTGGCTCGACCGGCACGACGCGGCCCGGCACCTCTCGGTGGACGGTCGCGAGCTCTCGCTCCGGGTGCTGGACGGCCAGCTCGCCACCGAGCAGCTCGTGGCCACCCTCGCCGCGCTGCCGCCCGGGACGACCTGGCCACCCGAGCTCGACACCGTGCTGGCCGCCCTGGACACCGTGCTGCGCGACGAGCCGGGCGAGGAGCAGCTGCGGGGGCTGCTGGTCACCGTGGGCGCGGCCGCCCACGACGTCGACGTCACCACACCCACGGGACGGGCCGTCTTCACCGCCGCCCGGGCCGTCCGCGCCCACGCCAGCATCCACCGCGTCAGCGAGCAGGTGGTCGCGGCGGCCGAGCGGGAGGACCCCGCCCCCGTCGAGGGCACCGACACCGTCGACGCTCCCCCCGGGCTGCACCCCGCGACCCGGGCCGCGGTCCAGGTGGCCGTGGCGACGGCGCTGGCCACCGGTCTCGGCGAGCTCATCTCCCCCAACCGCTGGTACTGGGCGGTGCTCGCGGCGTTCGTCGTGTTCAACGGCACCACCAGCCGCGGACAGATCCTCTCGCGGGCCTCGCAGCGGGTGCTGGGCACCCTCGGCGGCGTCGTGGCCGGGGTCCTGCTCGCCGCGGTGGTGGGCCGCAACGCCCCGCTGCAGCTCGGCCTGATCGTGGTGTGCGTGTTCGCGGCGTTCTACCTGGTGCGGGTCTCGAGCGCGCTGATGGTCTTCTTCATCACCGTGCTGCTGGCCATGCTCTACGGGCTGCTGGGCACGTTCAGCGTGCAGGTGCTCGAGCTGCGCATCTACGAGACCGCGGCCGGTGCGGCCGTCGGCATCGCCGCAGCGTTCCTCGTGCTGCCCACCGGCACCCGCTCCACCGTGGACGGGAAGCTGCGGGCGTGCCTGGACTCCCTCGACGACCTGGTGCGCGACAGCGTGGCGGCGGTGGGCTCCGGCGGCGGTGAGGTGGACCTGGTGACGGCCTCGCGCGACCTCGACGACACCCTGGTCGCTCTCGACCTCGCCGCCGAGCCGCTGGCCCACGGGGTGCTGCAGCGGGTGCGCACCTCGACCCGGTTGTGGCTGCGGGTGGTCCGCGCGGCCGACGGGTACGCCCGCTCGCTGGCCCGGGCGGGGCACGCCGCGGCCGCGGTCCCGGCACCGACGGTCGAGGTCGCCGAGGCCCTCGCGGCGGCCGCCACCCGGGTGCACGAGCACGTGGGGGCCCTGCGCGCGCGCCTGGACTCCGACCACCCGGCGCCGGTGCACCCGGCCGAGCCCGCGCTGGTGGCCGTGCTCGAGCTGGACGGCCGCGGGGTGCACGACCCGGAGGTCCGCCCCCTGCGCGCGGCGGTCTACGCGCTGGCCCGCATCGACCGTGCCCTGCTGGACCTGCTCGAGGTGGCCGAGGAACCGGTGGGGGCCGCCCGCCTCACCGGGTGA
- a CDS encoding helix-turn-helix domain-containing protein, translating into MDSPVEGVAAAGVAVTTAVHDLGGFIRTQREAAQVSLRQLAKRTGVSNPYLSQIERGLRKPSAEVLAQIAKGLRVSAEVLYVQAGILEQKDSSPVLDAVLADTAISERHKQLLVEIYESFRRENATATTQTVPTTHD; encoded by the coding sequence GTGGACTCCCCCGTGGAGGGGGTGGCCGCAGCAGGAGTCGCGGTCACGACCGCCGTGCACGACCTCGGTGGCTTCATCCGCACCCAGCGCGAGGCGGCGCAGGTGTCGCTGCGCCAGCTCGCCAAGCGCACGGGGGTGTCCAACCCCTACCTGAGCCAGATCGAGCGCGGGCTGCGCAAGCCGTCCGCCGAGGTGCTGGCCCAGATCGCCAAGGGGCTGCGGGTCTCGGCCGAGGTGCTCTACGTGCAGGCCGGGATCCTCGAGCAGAAGGATTCGAGCCCGGTGCTCGACGCCGTGCTCGCCGACACCGCCATCAGCGAGCGGCACAAGCAGCTGCTGGTGGAGATCTACGAGTCCTTCCGGCGGGAGAACGCCACCGCCACCACCCAGACCGTCCCGACCACCCACGACTGA
- a CDS encoding alpha/beta fold hydrolase encodes MSTRSLALGSGAPTTLVVPGLGATAAEARIGASGLPGTRVVLSLPGHHDAPDPVPSTFTWPRLAADVLAAADACSATDAVGTSLGAGCLLAVMAAHPHRLRAAVLLLPAALDAPRPPDALDAALRAGDPERVHALVAAEVPDGVEVGAHVLLRTQALLRLRHSIDELAAAAPVTGPGALAAVGTRVLVIAATDDPRHPLPVARAVAAAIPGARLEVLDSAAPVLTHRSLVRRLTVEHLRSAARARPA; translated from the coding sequence GTGAGCACCCGCTCCCTGGCGCTGGGCTCCGGCGCACCGACCACCCTCGTGGTGCCCGGCCTCGGGGCGACAGCGGCCGAGGCCCGGATCGGCGCCTCCGGGCTGCCCGGCACGCGCGTGGTGCTGAGCCTGCCCGGCCACCACGACGCTCCTGACCCCGTGCCCAGCACCTTCACCTGGCCGCGGCTGGCGGCGGACGTGCTGGCGGCCGCGGACGCCTGCTCCGCCACCGACGCGGTGGGGACATCCCTGGGCGCGGGGTGCCTGCTCGCCGTCATGGCGGCCCACCCGCACCGGCTGCGCGCCGCGGTCCTGCTGCTGCCCGCCGCGCTGGACGCACCCCGTCCGCCGGACGCCCTGGACGCCGCCCTGCGGGCCGGTGACCCCGAGCGGGTGCACGCCCTGGTGGCGGCCGAGGTGCCCGACGGGGTGGAGGTGGGCGCCCACGTGCTGCTGCGCACGCAGGCCCTGCTGCGGCTGCGGCACTCGATCGACGAGCTGGCTGCCGCGGCACCGGTGACCGGGCCCGGCGCGCTCGCCGCCGTCGGCACCCGGGTGCTCGTGATCGCCGCCACCGACGACCCTCGCCACCCGCTGCCGGTGGCCCGGGCGGTGGCCGCCGCGATCCCCGGGGCGCGGCTGGAGGTCCTGGACTCGGCCGCTCCGGTGCTCACCCACCGCAGCCTGGTGCGGCGCCTCACCGTCGAGCACCTCCGTTCGGCGGCGCGCGCACGGCCCGCGTAG